In Dermacentor silvarum isolate Dsil-2018 chromosome 2, BIME_Dsil_1.4, whole genome shotgun sequence, the following proteins share a genomic window:
- the LOC119442287 gene encoding uncharacterized protein LOC119442287, with product MRRRVATPTPPLLDPTNHDPVKPKKPSTFLPHSCAAGLSIPWLEVGPRGRRYSLRPRESHLEGAKMMFRASKTRTSSLVGPESMLNGRPKIIRLSKSAFRKHRFGGRDAAAAFAAASTGHGLPWLARFRNRWLPNINKNVLLPPLISLRSVGLRIIDSNDHVILSACTTVWAIVSVAFQSVNVCMTIMGVVSNNFHGYLLDQVSLVLATLCSIICSVLLAFSPGRLNALIEKVEDTLFELHCPRDLRQYWMPISLLTVVGWLYMALRFVAVTWVLDNQPPRDVFKGVFFTEASRKYSENTLLFLVALIWYLNTLFVYGTLVFVPILFISFCMILARAFRVHNAVIRDVHRSGRSVEADTLAQIRIFYERICTLVTDLNEIFGPVIFSWYIMIVLSVCIDMTQLFSDTNLLKNTKEDEGFLFSLRGIYSLLSFLGTCLAASRVSEEALAPLPHLHELTLRSWRLDMNTKMEAHFFLSRLSSSPVSMTGWNFFTINRGFILSVCAALTTYVVIIIQMNPKAMKTINKLVTTALNNTGNGTASSE from the exons ATGCGGCGTCGCGTCGCAACCCCGACACCGCCACTGCTCGATCCAACGAACCACGATCCGGTGAAACCCAAGAAACCGTCGACATTCTTGCCTCACAGCTGCGCAGCTGGTCTTAGTATCCCGTGGCTCGAG GTTGGCCCTCGCGGAAGAAGGTACTCACTACGGCCGCGGGAGAGCCATCTTGAAGGGGCCAAAATGATGTTCCGGGCTTCGAAAACCCGGACAAGTTCTCTGGTGGGACCCGAGTCCATGCTCAACGGACGGCCCAAGATAATACGCCTGTCCAAGTCCGCCTTTCGCAAGCACCGCTTTGGCGGACGAGACGCTGCGGCCGCCTTCGCTGCTGCCAGCACCGGCCACGGCCTCCCGTGGCTTGCCAGGTTCCGAAATCGCTGGCTGCCCAACATCAACAAGAACGTGCTCCTTCCGCCGCTCATCTCGCTGCGTAGCGTCGGCCTTCGCATCATAGACAGCAACGATCACGTGATCCTGTCAGCCTGCACCACTGTGTGGGCCATCGTGTCTGTCGCCTTCCAGAGCGTCAACGTCTGCATGACCATCATGGGGGTCGTATCCAACAACTTTCATGGCTACCTGCTTGATCAG GTCTCGCTGGTATTGGCTACTCTGTGCTCAATCATCTGCTCGGTGTTGCTGGCGTTCAGCCCGGGGCGGTTGAATGCGCTCATCGAAAAGGTGGAGGACACGTTGTTCGAGCTGCACTGCCCGCGTGACCTGCGCCAGTACTGGATGCCCATCAGCCTGCTCACCGTGGTCGGTTGGCTGTACATGGCGCTCAGGTTCGTCGCAGTCACCTGGGTGCTCGACAACCAGCCGCCAAGGGACGTCTTCAAG GGCGTGTTCTTCACGGAGGCAAGCCGCAAGTATTCGGAGAACACCCTGCTGTTCCTGGTGGCACTCATCTGGTACCTGAACACCCTGTTCGTCTACGGAACTCTCGTGTTCGTCCCCATCCTGTTCATCTCCTTCTGCATGATACTGGCGCGCGCCTTCCGCGTACACAACGCCGTTATACGTGACGTGCACCGGTCAGGCCGCTCGGTCGAGGCCGACACCCTCGCGCAGATCCGCATCTTCTACGAGCGCATCTGTACTCTGGTCACCGACCTGAACGAGATCTTCGGGCCGGTCATCTTCTCCTGGTACATCATGATCGTCCTCAGCGTTTGCATCGACATGACTCAACTCTTCAGCGACACAAACCTGCTGAAGAACACCAAGGAAGACGAAGGCTTTCTCTTCAGTCTTCGTGGCATTTACTCCCTCCTCTCCTTCCTGGGGACATGTCTTGCCGCGTCGCGGGTATCCGAAGAGGCGCTCGCGCCTCTGCCGCACCTGCACGAGCTCACGCTGCGCAGCTGGCGTCTCGACATGAACACCAAGATGGAGGCGCACTTCTTCCTCAGTCGCCTCTCGTCGTCGCCAGTCTCGATGACCGGCTGGAACTTCTTCACTATCAATCGCGGCTTTATACTGAGTGTATGCGCCGCGCTCACCACGTACGTGGTCATTATCATCCAAATGAATCCTAAGGCCATGAAGACCATCAACAAGTTGGTCACCACGGCGCTCAACAACACTGGCAACGGGACCGCATCTAGTGAATAG